The following nucleotide sequence is from Acinonyx jubatus isolate Ajub_Pintada_27869175 chromosome E3, VMU_Ajub_asm_v1.0, whole genome shotgun sequence.
AGGCCGTGCAGCGCGGCCAGGTTGGCCAGGCAGCTGAGCTGGGCAGGGCGGTGATGGGTCACTcgcccagcccagggctcccccggcccccttctctctgccacgTTACCCTCTCCCTCAGGgtggccccttccctgcctgcatgGACCCCGCCTCACCTGGACATCACGTCGTCTTCCCGTCTCAGCTGCTCTTGGGATGTGTCAAGGCCAGCCCGAGAGtcctccccaccctgggcccccCTGCACTACGGTGACTCAGAGGCATTTATCTCAGGGCCGCCTGCCTGGATTTCTTGTGTTGCTTGACTTACTTTGAGGTCGTTCTAGGTTCAGTACTAATTTCATACCAATGTTATAAAGAGACAAAATGGTAGCTTTTCTTCTTTCCGTTTCTTTAAACTCAGGGACGGGCAATGCTTGGATCAGCGGTGGGTCGCAGGGAGAGGCCAGCAGGCTGGGGGAATCTGCCCAGGGCCCAGAACCCGTCCCAAAGGGGGACGCTGCATgacagatggagggaggaagCGGCCAGCGCAGGCCTGGCGGATAAGCCCTCACCCGAACACAAGAACAGAAGGCAGGGGGTCTGCAGGTAATTGGTGGAGAAGGCCCTAGAAATGATCCAAAGTGGGCAGCAGCAGAGAATCACTCAGGGGAGGGAAAGCCCAACCTCTGGAGGGCCAGACCCCCTGTCGCATAGGGGTCTACTGAAGCGACACCCCTCAGGCGGTGGTGACGCTGGCGGTGTCTCCCGCAGGGTCCCAGtgctccccccttctctcccccaccgtGAGCTCGCCCCCACCCGGCCCCGCAGGCCCCCCGCTGGCCCGTGTCCTGCGCTGGGGACACCCCTGCCCTCAGCACCCCAGCCTGCACCCATCCGCCACAGCCATTCACCTGCCAGGCTCTGAGGAGGACCCGGCGAGTCGCCATCGCCCTGATGAGAGCGGAGAGCTGGTCCCGGGGCAGCTGGCTGGCCGGCTGGCACCAGAAGCTGTGCAGGAGGGAGGCGTTGGCACTGGGCAGAAAGGAGGCAGGcggtgagtgggggggggggggcggtgtagCCCGGACTGCAGTGCACAGGAGGGAGGTCAGCTCCCCAACACCCAGGGGCTGAGACACAGGAAGGGTGGCTGGTGGCGCCTGGGTGCAGGCAAGACCGCTGCTCTGCTCGGCACGCACTTGTGCCCCTGTGGCATGTAGTTGGCCCCAGGCTCCAGGCAATGAGCAGGGCTTCAGTATGGCCCCGGCCTGGACTCTGGGTCTGTGCTCCCGCCCGGGGCCTGGTCCCAGGGGGCTCTGAGCTCGAGTGAGCTCCCCGGCCCCAGCAACGGCTGAGTGTTTGGAGCAGATGTGGTCTGGGCATCTGCGGTGTCACCACGGCCAGGCTGGTTCCTAGCTGAGTGCTCCGCAGGCTGTGGGTCTACTAAAATCCGTGTGTGGGGAGGGCATCTCTTGGGACTTCAGCCTGGGTCTCCAGCCCTGCCTAATCAGCACACTGATTGGTCAGTGATTGATGGTCCACAAGAGGTCTCTGactcccagggaagggaagggtggcTGAGCCCACGCATGAGCCCTCTGAACAGTGCTTGGGAATTACCGAGTCTCTGTTTAGGTCCTGAGAGAGCAGCCAAGCCTCGGGGCAGGGGAAGAAAGCCGAGAGGACTCTGGCCGGGAGAGCAGTGTGAGAGGTGAGGGGTTCagcggccccagccccagctgcgACAGCCTGGGGGACCCACTCTCGGCCACTCTGGTGTGGTTGGGACATGATGCAGGACACTGGGTGATCTGGGCCACCTTGGGGCAAGGTCGGTGAGTGCTGGGGGCAGCCCTGCCTCAGTCTCGCCTGGGCCGTCAGGTGCTGCCCCTGGAgccgcaccctcccccccccccccccaccaggggaTCAGCTGCCAGGATGTGACCTGTAGGTTGAAACTGCAGGAGGGGCTGGCACTCACCTGGCCCACAGGTCAGCCCTGCTGGCATCCAGCCCTCCCTGGGAGAAGCCCTGGGCCTGGGGACAAGAGCAGTGGGCGGTGAGCCACATGAGGAGGGCGAGGCCTGGGCTCACCTGGGCACCTGGAACAGAATGGGCCATGAGCAGctgacgccccccccccctccccggcacGGCTGTGCCTGCCTGGTGGGGGCATCCGTCAAGGGTCTGCCCAGGGCTCCCTGTGTCCCTATGACCACAGATGGTCCTGCCACCTGAGAGGAGCCGGCCGTGGGAACCACCCCCAGAGGGTCCACGGTGCCCCTTTGTGAGGGGGGGCAGTCTCACCTGCTCTGAGGCCCATGGCTGTGCAGGAAGGTGTGGGGTCACGGGCGGTGGGTTCAGGACAAGCTGGAGAGGAGATAGGACGTGATGAGGCCCACGCCATCACCATCCCCTGCCCTCCTCGGCCCGGGCACAGAGAGGGCATTGCAGTCTGGGGTCACACAGGATGGCTGCCCCACAAGTGTGTCTGTCTTTGGGGAGGGTAACAGCCCCACAAACAATAGCTCTGCGGAACCAAAGGGAGTGGTAGAAGGGGGCCGGCCCTAACCCTGGGGCCTTCCTTATAGCAGGTCAGGGCTCATGGCACCTGCAGGCTCTGGTGTCTCCGATAAACAGATCTCCACACAGCTGCAGGGCAGGAGCGGTGGTCCCAGTAAGTCCCCCGCACGGAGCTGGGGGTTGAAGCTTCAGGGGTTCCCTAACCTGTGCCCACACCTGGGTGGCCTAGAAAGCTCTCTTCTCCTCCAGGGAGACCTGGAGGCCCAGCCAGACCTTGCCTCCGGCCACAACCCCCACCACAGCCCCGGAACAGCCCTGGCCAGCCTGCAGATGGAGGTCCTGAGGGTGTTGGCGCTTGTGGGCTTCTAGATTGCACTCCACCCAGGGTGTTACTGTCCTCTGCAGGGAGCAAAGCGTTAGCTCAGAGGGGCTCAGCTCCCCACCCAGAGCCACGATGACACTGACTCCCAGCCTGCGCCCTGAGGTTCGGGTGGCCCTGCCCCAGCCGTCACTTCTCACCTGGGCTCGGAGACCTTCTGCTGTAGAGGGAGGCTGCTCCCGCGCCCCGGGGTGGCTGTCCAATGCAGGGGGGTATAAGCCAGGTGACGGGTGCTCCAGCCACTAGGGACCCCAGCCCACCGAGTGTGTCAGACCCTGCAGCTGAGCCCTGGGGCACAGGGCTGGTGCAGGGGGTGGGCACCTGTGTCCCTGCTCGGCTCCATGCCTCGCCTGACACCCTGCCTGCCTGGCGACCCAGTCCTGCAGCGATGCCTACCTGGCAGATGTGCAGGGGAGAGACCAGGGCTGTGCCAGGTGACGGTGCCGTGTCCGCCCCGGGGGACCTTGAGCCCAGCAGACACCTGCCCTCCGGCCCCGGAGGAGCGACAGACTGAGCTCACGGTTGGCAGCCGCCCAACGCACACCCCTGCCCACTGGGGAATGTCTGTGCCCTGGGGGTCACGTGTGTACTCGTACACGTGCGTGTCTGCAGCTGTCGTGTGTGCTGGTGTCTTTGTGCACACGCATGTGCCTGGGGGCGGCCACAACTATGTGAATGATAGATGTGTTCCCCACAGGGACATCAGGCACACGTGGATCCAGTGTGGCACCTGGGTTCAGCCACGCATGCGGCACTTTCTGCCCCGTGAGCGTGTGTGTCCGTAAGTGTGCGTGCTGTGAGGCCGGGAGGGGATGAAGGCAGCAGGCAGGTGTCCTCAATGGCAAAGAGCTGTGGTGCACACGCTCTGGGGCCCAGGATGGGTCCCCTGAGGTAGAGTGGGAGGTGCCGTGGAAGCTTATCCCCAGCTGAGGGGGGCAGGGCCCGGGGGATACGGGGGCCTGGAACCCCACGGTGCTGGGTCAGCCACCGAACTACTCTCATCAGCACCACAAGGGGAGCCACACGTGCCCAGAGAGCCAGCCTCACCGCCAAGCAGGCGTGTTGACCCAGGGCCTAAGGCGCCAACAGCTAGAGGGACCGGCTGAAGacagctcccccctcccctggtgTGGACAGGCCTAACCGAAGTCCAGCTGCCCTTCCGcatggctgggggctgggggcggggccccaCCAGCACACGCAGCTCCCCAGTGGGGACCTGCCCATGCTCTGGCCCCACCAGCAGTGCCTGTCCCGCCACTGTTGCTAAGGAagctctccttttcccctttgcccaggggcacctgcaCCATCCCCACACCCTTCAACCCTGCCCACCCACGGCCAGGGCATGGGGGGGGACAGACAGGCCGTGTGCGTCCGTGTCTGGCCTCTGCAGTCTCAGCCTAGAGGCCCACGGGGTGGTGGGAGACAACCTCCCAGCCTACCCGTAGGAAGCAAGGTCCAGACCTGGCCTGTGGGAGGCTTTCTGGATCCCGGGGGGATTCAAGGCACCAAGGAGGTCTTTTACGGGGAGCAGCAGCACACAGAGAACGTTCCCCAGGACGGTGCCTACTCCTGTGTGCCTTACCCTCGTGCCTTCCTACCTTGGGGATACGAGGTATACCCAGCCCTCTGACTTTTCTGTTGTTGGTTCTGTAGGACCAGCCCGTGGGCCCCCCCAGGCCAGTGCGTCCAGACAAGTGTCCTGCGGCTGGTCACAcctgcctcctgctctccccGACCCTGGAGACTGGCTGGCCCTCTGAGACGGTGAAGGGCCCTAAGGCAGATGTGGAGACCACAGCTCTAGGAAGAACTGGTGAGAACAGATGGATGCTGCAATGTTTTTGGCCAGAAATAGGGATCTCCAGGAACAGGACTGACCCAGTTTCGGTCCTCTACCCAGAGCCCGGCCCTCACACTAGGGCTGTGGGGTGCTCACTGCACGGTGGGGGAGGACAGGTCAGCAGCCGGGACCATGAGGTCCATCCTGGGTCCTGCTGGGGGGCCTAGGGCAGAGGTATGCCCCATgcagggaagagggcagggatCCGGGACCCCCAAGTCCCCCACGTCGGACAGATTCACGATTGCTCACGGGGTCAGTCACTGAGTATTTATTGAGTCCCTGATGCTCAGCTGCAAGTAGGCTGATGGGGCTGTGTTACCGGGGATGGGGGCTGGTCGTCCTCACTCCCAAGCCCAAATCCGGGACTGCTGGCTGCCTAGGCATTGTGAGAGGGTCGAGAGGCGTGGCTCAGACCCTCCCCACAAGCCATCTGGGTAGGAGGGGGCCGACGGGCAGAGTCTGGTAGAAGCAAAGGCACAAGGCAGTATCACGGGCAGGATGGGTCAGGGTCTGCAAGAGGGGAGGCCCAGCCCCGCTAGGCTGACCAACACAGGACCTCTGAGAACGGTGAGGACCAGGTGCTCTGAGGCCCGGGCTGGGGGCCCCGGAGGGATCCAACCTGAGGCTGGCTCAGCTCTTGCCTCTGCCTCTTGCAGggagaccttgggcaaatttacaaaaacaagccaCGAGGGATGAAGCTTTGGAGCCGGGAAGGCAGGCCTTGGTTTcccctgggggagagggggcttGGAGGAAGGCCTCATCCTCCAGAATCGTGGCGGCctggctccccctgctggccttgCGGCCCCTCTCCAGGTCTAGCTGCCACAGCCAGGGGATTCCGTCCCTGTCCGCAGGGGCGCGGCACAAAGGGACACCCCCGACTTGGGACGGGCCTAGGGTTCCCCCCTGAAGCCCCACCCCTAGTGGTCCCAGCTGGCGCTCCCACCCACCGTGGTGCCCTTAGTTGTCAGGCTCCAGTGTCCACTCTGACAGCCACTGCAGGCACGACGCCCGCTGTGCCTCTGTCTCGGGGGGCCTGGTGGAGGGTGTGGGAGTGCTGCAAGGCCCGGGGCTCCCTTCCGCAGGCTCAGGGTCGGGAGCAGCCCTCAGGACCTGGACGAGCTGGTCCAGTGACCGCACCAGGGTGTGGGGGCTCCAGCAGGCATCGAGCGTGGGCACGAAGGGATCTGGCGTGCAGGCCTCCACACACTCGGTGTGGGTGGGGATGCGCAGGTAAAACGCGTGCAGCATCATGCGGAAGGGCTGGTCTTCCCGGCCCGACGCCTGCCCGTAGGTCAGGTCCCCCACAACGGGGTGACTGAGGGCACTGCAGTGCACGCGCAGTTGGTGCGTCCGGCCTGTGGGGGTGCCGAGGGAACACGTAGGGTGGGGAGGGCATcccgtgcccctcccctccccccacatcgcCCCAGCCCTGTCCTGTCGCTGTCTGGAAGCCCCACGAAACCCTTGAAAATGGCAGACCTCTCTGTTTCCTGGTACAAACGAGAACATCGGGATTTAGAGAAGCGGTCGACTCCAAGAGTCGCTGCCAGGAGGGTCAGGGCCAGGCACGCTGGAGAACTCCTGCCGGCCTTCCAGAGGCCCTCACGTCCAGGAGCAAGTCCCCGTGTGGGGCTGAGATAGTGGAACGGCCCCAGGCAGGCCACTCTGCCCCTGTGCCACCGTTTCATCTCACACGTAACAGAAGGGACACCGCAGCACCTTGTGTGAAGAGACGTGGGTGCCAGACATTGACCGCGCCAGGGGTGCGAGGGACATCGTTAACAGACAGCAAAGGGGCCTGGACGGCTTCCTGGTCCCCGCCCCCAGACGTACCCGTGAGGGGCTGCAACAGCACTTTGGAGACGGGGTCGCCCGCGTACAGCCCATGTTCCAAGACCACCAACTCGGTGACACTTGGCTTTGGGTTCTCACAGCCTGTGAGGAAGAGGACAGGGCGTGAAGGTTGGCTGGACCAGCCTAGGGCCCAATCCACTCCAGCCCAGCTCACCTGTCTCCACGGGCCCTGCCCGCTCAGGCTCCTCACTGGatgaccctccccctcccactgGTCCCCAGGGATGTCCCCCTGACAGACCCCACTCCCCTGGCCTGCGTACCCTGTGTACCCTCGATGCACATGGTGTGAGCCCGACCCTCTGTGCTGTTCCTGCCGATGGCATAGTTGATGGTCATCCGGCTCTCCTGGACGTGTCCCCGTACCTGCCAGGCAGAGGGTCAGTAGCTGCTCTCGGGGCCACCCACCACTTCTGGGGAACCCCCTGCTTCGGAGACTGGTCAGACCTTACCAGAGCCAAGTAAGCCTTGGTGACACGGCGCTCCTTGAAGCACTTGTAAGCGCTGCCCGCTGCAGCCTTGTTCAAGGCCACACAGAGGGCCCCGCTGGTGGAGAAGTCCAACTGGTGGCAGAACCTGGCATGGGGCAGCGGATCAGGGGTGGCTAGACTGGGGGTGGCCACTTCCCTCCCGCAGAGGCCGCTGGGGGCCACCAGTGCCTGGCCTCTGCACACCTGAACCCATAGTAGGTGTCAGGGTCCGCTAACTCGGGGAAGCGGAGGCGCAGCTGCTTCTGGAGGGTGGGGGTCTCACGCCACATCCTACTGTCGATGCGCAGGTCCCAGTGCTTGTTCACCACCAGGAAATCCTGGCTCTGGTACACCACCGACAGGCTCTCTACTGGGCCTGCTTCCATGCTGGCGCCTGCAACGCACGGGGGTCCACGGGAAGTACAGCGCACGTCAGCGTCCTGCGCAATTCGCGTGTACATCCCTGTTCTCTAGGGTCCCCGGCGTGAAGCTACTGACGCGGCGTCCGCACGCACTAGATCCCTTTTCTACTCTCACTTCTCAGCTCTGACTGTGGGGTTGTCCGACCCAAACGCAGAGCCCGGAAGAAGCAGCCTCGCGCCTCAGCCCACCCCCGCGGACCCCTCCGGGGCAGTCCTCCAACGCGCGACAGGAGCCGCTTGCCGAGAgggaaggggccaagagaggAGCTGccggccaccccccacccccccggcggCCGTGGCGCCCAGCGAGGGCGGCCATCTCCGccctcgccccccgcccccgccccgaaGCAGATACAATCCTCCCCGGCAGCCCCCGACCCCCGCGTCTGATGAGCACCGGCCTACGGGTTCTGGGAGCCCTTCCCGCAGCCTGCCCCGCCCCTACTTCGGACCGACCTGCAGCTTAGCCGCGTCGCCCCGGCCCGCGAGGCAGCTGCCGGGCGCCGGCTCCAGCACTACGTCCCCGCACCTGGCGGCCCAGCGACCCCGCAGCCGCGCCTCACGGGACCTACCGGAGCGCGC
It contains:
- the RPUSD1 gene encoding RNA pseudouridylate synthase domain-containing protein 1 isoform X2, coding for MTINYAIGRNSTEGRAHTMCIEGTQGCENPKPSVTELVVLEHGLYAGDPVSKVLLQPLTGRTHQLRVHCSALSHPVVGDLTYGQASGREDQPFRMMLHAFYLRIPTHTECVEACTPDPFVPTLDACWSPHTLVRSLDQLVQVLRAAPDPEPAEGSPGPCSTPTPSTRPPETEAQRASCLQWLSEWTLEPDN
- the RPUSD1 gene encoding RNA pseudouridylate synthase domain-containing protein 1 isoform X1, whose protein sequence is MEAGPVESLSVVYQSQDFLVVNKHWDLRIDSRMWRETPTLQKQLRLRFPELADPDTYYGFRFCHQLDFSTSGALCVALNKAAAGSAYKCFKERRVTKAYLALVRGHVQESRMTINYAIGRNSTEGRAHTMCIEGTQGCENPKPSVTELVVLEHGLYAGDPVSKVLLQPLTGRTHQLRVHCSALSHPVVGDLTYGQASGREDQPFRMMLHAFYLRIPTHTECVEACTPDPFVPTLDACWSPHTLVRSLDQLVQVLRAAPDPEPAEGSPGPCSTPTPSTRPPETEAQRASCLQWLSEWTLEPDN